Proteins encoded by one window of Arachis ipaensis cultivar K30076 chromosome B04, Araip1.1, whole genome shotgun sequence:
- the LOC110271060 gene encoding uncharacterized protein LOC110271060 yields MARKGLYKKKPKLGPGCQQSQMALPPASASHCDESQTLPDSGDSVPATSRPFLLPRNVSMPAPQTSTNSVQNSESGHVNLAANANDVDSLDQEADDPFVEIIDTQIRYYTWLIDFDGTIKPAKLRVREAGMA; encoded by the exons atggctaggaaaggtctatACAAGAAAAAACCAAAATTAGGACCAGGATGTCAGCAATCTCAAATGGCTCTGCCTCCGGCTTCGGCTTCCCACTGCGATGAGTCTCAAACTCTCCCGGACAGTGGTGATAGTGTCCCTGCAACTTCACGCCCATTCCTTCTACCGCGCAATGTATCAATGCCTGCTCCACAGACAAGCACAAATAGCGTTCAGAACTCAGAGTCAGGCCACGTAAACTTGGCAGCTAATGCAAATGATGTAGATTCTCTTGATCAAGAAGCTGATGACCCATTTGTTGAGATCATCG ATACACAAATAAGGTATTATACCTGGCTTATAGATTTCGACGGCACAATCAAGCCAGCAAAACTAAGAGTGAGGGAGGCTGGAATGGCCTAA